In the Danio rerio strain Tuebingen ecotype United States chromosome 8, GRCz12tu, whole genome shotgun sequence genome, one interval contains:
- the acaa2 gene encoding 3-ketoacyl-CoA thiolase, mitochondrial (The RefSeq protein has 1 substitution compared to this genomic sequence) has protein sequence MSLLRGVFIVSAKRTPFGTYGGVLKDHSATDLAEHAAKAALAAGNVAPELVNSVIIGNVMQSSADAPYIARHVGLRCGVPIPVPALTVNRLCGSGFQSIINGAQEICLKESEVVLCGGSESMSQAPYAVRNIRFGTKFGVDLELEDTLWAGLTDLNIKLPMGITAENLAEKYQISREECDQYSHQTQQRWKAAHEAGYFNAEIAPIEVKAKKGKVSMTFDEHPRPQTTLEQMAKLPTVFKKGGTVTAANASGVSDGAAAVIIASEDAVKAHKLTPLARIVSYHTSGCDPSIMGIGPVPAITEALKKAGLSIKDMDLVEVNEAFAPQYLSVAKSLGLDPEKTNVNGGAIAIGHPLGASGTRITAHLVHELRRRGGKYAVGSACIGGGQGIAVILENIK, from the exons CTCTCCTCAGAG GTGTGTTTATAGTCTCGGCGAAGAGGACGCCGTTCGGCACGTATGGAGGCGTTCTGAAGGACCACAGTGCTACAGATCTGGCTGAACACGCTGCAAAAGCAGCTCTCGCTGCGGGGAATGTGGCTCCAGAACTAGTCAACAGTGTCATTATCGGAAATGTCATGCAG AGTTCAGCAGACGCCCCCTACATCGCCCGTCATGTGGGTCTGCGGTGTGGTGTGCCCATCCCAGTGCCAGCGCTGACTGTAAACCGCCTCTGCGGGTCCGGATTCCAGTCCATAATCAATGGAGCACAG GAGATCTGCCTGAAAGAGTCTGAGGTGGTGCTGTGTGGAGGATCAGAGAGCATGAGCCAAGCTCCTTACGCTGTCAGAAACATCCGCTTTGGCACTAAATTTGGAGTCGATTTGAAA ctGGAAGACACGCTGTGGGCCGGACTGACGGATCTGAACATAAAGCTGCCCATGGGCATCACAGCAGAAAACCTGGCAGAGAAATACCAGATCAGCCGTGAGGAGTGTGACCAGTACTCGCATCAGACGCAGCAGCGCTGGAAAGCAG CTCACGAGGCTGGATATTTCAACGCTGAGATCGCACCCATTGAAGTCAAAGCCAAGAAGGGGAAAGTGTCCATGACGTTTGATGAACACCCTCGTCCACAGACCACCCTGGAGCAGATGGCAAAACTGCCCACTGTCTTCAAGAAAGGGGGAACCGTCACTGCTGCCAATGCTTCG GGCGTGTCTGATGGAGCCGCTGCCGTGATTATAGCCAGTGAGGATGCAGTGAAGGCTCACAAACTCACCCCATTGGCTAGAATCGTGTCCTATCACACCTCAGGTTGTGATCCCAGCATCATGGGAATCG GGCCTGTACCTGCTATCACAGAAGCTCTGAAGAAGGCTGGACTCTCAATCAAAGACATGGACCTGGTGGAG GTGAATGAAGCGTTTGCTCCTCAGTATCTCTCAGTGGCCAAATCTTTAGGTTTGGATCCCGAGAAAACCAATGTTAATGGAGGAGCCATCGCTATCGGGCATCCGCTCGGGGCCTCGGGGACCAGAATCACTGCACACCTCGTCCATGAGCTCAG GAGACGCGGTGGAAAATATGCGGTCGGCTCCGCCTGCATCGGTGGAGGTCAAGGAATCGCTGTCATCCTGGAAAACATTAAATAA
- the acaa2 gene encoding 3-ketoacyl-CoA thiolase, mitochondrial isoform X2 has translation MSQAPYAVRNIRFGTKFGVDLKLEDTLWAGLTDLNIKLPMGITAENLAEKYQISREECDQYSHQTQQRWKAAHEAGYFNAEIAPIEVKAKKGKVSMTFDEHPRPQTTLEQMAKLPTVFKKGGTVTAANASGVSDGAAAVIIASEDAVKAHKLTPLARIVSYHTSGCDPSIMGIGPVPAITEALKKAGLSIKDMDLVEVNEAFAPQYLSVAKSLGLDPEKTNVNGGAIAIGHPLGASGTRITAHLVHELRRRGGKYAVGSACIGGGQGIAVILENIK, from the exons ATGAGCCAAGCTCCTTACGCTGTCAGAAACATCCGCTTTGGCACTAAATTTGGAGTCGATTTGAAA ctGGAAGACACGCTGTGGGCCGGACTGACGGATCTGAACATAAAGCTGCCCATGGGCATCACAGCAGAAAACCTGGCAGAGAAATACCAGATCAGCCGTGAGGAGTGTGACCAGTACTCGCATCAGACGCAGCAGCGCTGGAAAGCAG CTCACGAGGCTGGATATTTCAACGCTGAGATCGCACCCATTGAAGTCAAAGCCAAGAAGGGGAAAGTGTCCATGACGTTTGATGAACACCCTCGTCCACAGACCACCCTGGAGCAGATGGCAAAACTGCCCACTGTCTTCAAGAAAGGGGGAACCGTCACTGCTGCCAATGCTTCG GGCGTGTCTGATGGAGCCGCTGCCGTGATTATAGCCAGTGAGGATGCAGTGAAGGCTCACAAACTCACCCCATTGGCTAGAATCGTGTCCTATCACACCTCAGGTTGTGATCCCAGCATCATGGGAATCG GGCCTGTACCTGCTATCACAGAAGCTCTGAAGAAGGCTGGACTCTCAATCAAAGACATGGACCTGGTGGAG GTGAATGAAGCGTTTGCTCCTCAGTATCTCTCAGTGGCCAAATCTTTAGGTTTGGATCCCGAGAAAACCAATGTTAATGGAGGAGCCATCGCTATCGGGCATCCGCTCGGGGCCTCGGGGACCAGAATCACTGCACACCTCGTCCATGAGCTCAG GAGACGCGGTGGAAAATATGCGGTCGGCTCCGCCTGCATCGGTGGAGGTCAAGGAATCGCTGTCATCCTGGAAAACATTAAATAA
- the acaa2 gene encoding 3-ketoacyl-CoA thiolase, mitochondrial isoform X1, translating to MLQSSSRLVKKRAPAQILILHICSLIVIQSSADAPYIARHVGLRCGVPIPVPALTVNRLCGSGFQSIINGAQEICLKESEVVLCGGSESMSQAPYAVRNIRFGTKFGVDLKLEDTLWAGLTDLNIKLPMGITAENLAEKYQISREECDQYSHQTQQRWKAAHEAGYFNAEIAPIEVKAKKGKVSMTFDEHPRPQTTLEQMAKLPTVFKKGGTVTAANASGVSDGAAAVIIASEDAVKAHKLTPLARIVSYHTSGCDPSIMGIGPVPAITEALKKAGLSIKDMDLVEVNEAFAPQYLSVAKSLGLDPEKTNVNGGAIAIGHPLGASGTRITAHLVHELRRRGGKYAVGSACIGGGQGIAVILENIK from the exons ATGCTTCAGTCATCCAGTAGGTTGGTGAAAAAAAGAGCTCCAGCCCAAATCCTAATACTGCACATATGTTCTCTTATTGTTATCCAGAGTTCAGCAGACGCCCCCTACATCGCCCGTCATGTGGGTCTGCGGTGTGGTGTGCCCATCCCAGTGCCAGCGCTGACTGTAAACCGCCTCTGCGGGTCCGGATTCCAGTCCATAATCAATGGAGCACAG GAGATCTGCCTGAAAGAGTCTGAGGTGGTGCTGTGTGGAGGATCAGAGAGCATGAGCCAAGCTCCTTACGCTGTCAGAAACATCCGCTTTGGCACTAAATTTGGAGTCGATTTGAAA ctGGAAGACACGCTGTGGGCCGGACTGACGGATCTGAACATAAAGCTGCCCATGGGCATCACAGCAGAAAACCTGGCAGAGAAATACCAGATCAGCCGTGAGGAGTGTGACCAGTACTCGCATCAGACGCAGCAGCGCTGGAAAGCAG CTCACGAGGCTGGATATTTCAACGCTGAGATCGCACCCATTGAAGTCAAAGCCAAGAAGGGGAAAGTGTCCATGACGTTTGATGAACACCCTCGTCCACAGACCACCCTGGAGCAGATGGCAAAACTGCCCACTGTCTTCAAGAAAGGGGGAACCGTCACTGCTGCCAATGCTTCG GGCGTGTCTGATGGAGCCGCTGCCGTGATTATAGCCAGTGAGGATGCAGTGAAGGCTCACAAACTCACCCCATTGGCTAGAATCGTGTCCTATCACACCTCAGGTTGTGATCCCAGCATCATGGGAATCG GGCCTGTACCTGCTATCACAGAAGCTCTGAAGAAGGCTGGACTCTCAATCAAAGACATGGACCTGGTGGAG GTGAATGAAGCGTTTGCTCCTCAGTATCTCTCAGTGGCCAAATCTTTAGGTTTGGATCCCGAGAAAACCAATGTTAATGGAGGAGCCATCGCTATCGGGCATCCGCTCGGGGCCTCGGGGACCAGAATCACTGCACACCTCGTCCATGAGCTCAG GAGACGCGGTGGAAAATATGCGGTCGGCTCCGCCTGCATCGGTGGAGGTCAAGGAATCGCTGTCATCCTGGAAAACATTAAATAA